The Mycolicibacterium mucogenicum DSM 44124 genomic sequence GGACTTCACGGTGCGCCTGATGGTCAAGGGCATCGCGACGGCCGCAGCCGCCGAGTCGCTGGTGCCGGCCGGGCTGCCGCGGGCCATCAGGCAGCTCAGGACCTGGTAGTTCAGGACTTGATGAAGCCGATCGTCATGTAGTTGAGGTCACCCAGGCCCGCTGGGCCGTAGTTGGCCAAAGTGCTTCGGACCGCAGCGTTTCCGGGGGATTGCGCGAGCGGCAGGCTGAACGTTTCGGCCCACAGCATGCGGTCCAGCTGATTGGCCAGGGCCTGTGCCTTGACGGGATCGAGTTCGTCGAGCGTCTGCTCGATCTTGGCGTCGATCTCGGGCGTGCCGACCTTGCCGAAGTTGCTCTCGCCGCCCGAGGCGTAGATCTGGGTCAGACCACTCAACGGGAAGGCGTCGCCCTGCCAGGCGAAGGCGGCGATGTCGAAGTTACTGGGAATGATGTACTGGCTGAAGAAGTCTGCGCCCGAGGACACCACGAGTTCCAGCTTGACGCCGATATCGGCGAGGGTTTTCTGCGTCAGCTGCCCGATCTGCCGGCCGCTCGGGGCGTCGTAGAAGACGATCCGCACCTTCAACGGCTTGCCGTCCTTCTCCCGCACCGAGCGGCCCGCGGGCAGCTTCCAGCCCAGCGCGTCGAGTTCGCGCCGTGCCGCCTCCGGGTCGAAAGGTGTCCCGCCGCTGTTGTTCTGGTAGCCGGCCTGCCCCGCGACGTAGATGTGGTTGTTGAGTGGCACCGGGTTGTCCACCAGGCCGTGCTGCAGGACCGTCACGATGGTTTTTCGGTCGATGCCCATGGCGACCGCATGCCGCACTGCCGGATCGGCGAGGATCGAACCGGGCGCGCCGTTGAAGGTCAGGTGCGACCAGGTGGGTCCCGGCGCGGTGCGGATGTCGACCCCCTTGGTGCGCCGGGCGCGCACCATGTCGTCGATCGAGCCCAGCCCGGTGGCATCGATGGCGTTGTTCTGCAGCGCCGGGATACGCGCAGCGTCGTCGAGGACGAGGAACGTGATGCTGTCCAGCAGCGGCCGGGCGCCCCACCATTTCGGATTGCGGGTCAACGTGATTCGCTGCGCGCCGCGGTCGACGTTCGAGACGACGAACGGACCGGCCGACGGCCCGGGCTTGTTCAGCTGTCCCTTGTTGAACACCTCGGGATCGGTCGTCGAGACCTTGGGCAGCAACATGCCGTTGCCCGCGAACATGCCGCGCCACTCGGCGTAGGGCCGGGTGAACGTCATGACGGCCTGCCGGTCGTCGACGCCGCGGGTCACCGAGGCCACCCGCTCGCTGCCGTTGGGGCTCGCGATCTGGAACCGGGGGTCCTTCCCGGTCGTCGCGGTGACCTCGGCGGCGATGTCCTCCCAGGTGATCGGGGCGCCGTCGCTCCAGACCGCCTTGGGGTTGATGGTGTAGGTGACCACCTGCGGATTGGTGCTGGTGAGCTGGATGTCCGTGAAGTAGTCGTGGTTGACGGTGGTCGAACCGTCGGGTCCGACGATGAACGCCCGCGGCAGGGTGGGCCGGAGGATCGCGGCGGTGTCGACGGTGTTGCCGTCGATGTTCAGCGTGTTGAAGTTGTCCGGGAACGCGGTGAGCGCCAGGCGCAGATTGCCGCCGTCCCTCAGGGTCGCCGGGTCGCGTGGGTTGAGGTCGTTGGCCGCACCGAGTTTCGGCGCGCCGGCGCTGGACCCGCGGTACTCGCTCGAGCAACCGGCCACCAGGGCGATCAAGGTCACGAGGGCCACCACCAGTTGACTGCGACGGGACGCCATCATTCACCTCCCGGCTGCGGCACGGCATCGAGCAGCCGCTGGGTGTACGGGTCCTGCGGGGCGCTGAAAACTTGTGCGGCATCGCCTTGTTCGACGACGGCGCCCTTGTACATCACCGCCACGGTGTGGGCGAGATGGCGGACAACCGAAAGGTCATGCGAGACAAACAGATACGACAGGTCGAAGCGCTGCTGCAGGTCCAGTAGCAGGTTGATGATGCCGGCCTGGATCGAGACGTCCAGCGCCGACACCGGTTCGTCGAGCGCCAGAATCTTGGGCTGACGCGCCAGGGCCCGGGCGATGCCGATGCGCTGCTTCTGACCACCGGAGAACTCGGCTGGGTAGCGGGCCGCGTCCTCGTGTCGCAGCCCGACGATGCCGAGCAGTTCGGTGACGCGGTCGTCGATCCGGTTCTTGTCGAAACCGCCGACTCGCAAGGGTTCGGACAGCACGTCGAACACCGGCAGTCGCGGATCCAGCGCCGCCACCGGGTCCTGGAACACCACCTGCAGGTCGCCGCGCAGCTCGCGGCGCGTCTCGCGGGTCAGGCCGGCCACGTCGTGGCCGAGCACCGTGATCGAACCCGATTGCGGCGCGGTCAGATTCAGGATCTGGTGCAGCGTGGTGGTCTTGCCGGAGCCCGATTCACCGACGATGCCCAGGGTGCGGCCCTGCCGCAGCTGCAGGCTGACGCCGTCGACGGCGCGCAGCTCGCCGACCTTGCGCCGCAGCATCCCGCCGCTGAGCTTGAACGTCTTGACCAGGTCGCTCACCGCGAGCACCACCGGCCGGTCGGCACCGTCATCCGCGACGACCTCGGGTTCGGTTGCCACCCCGTAGATTTCGGCTGCGCTGCGCCCAGTCACCTGGTCGGTGTGGATGCAGGCGGCGGCGTGCCCGGGCGCGACGTCCAGCAGCGCGGGTTCGGCCGCCCGGCAGTCGTCGTCGGCCAGCGGGCAGCGCGGCGCGAAGGGGCAACCCGGCGGGAGTGCCGCCATCGACGGTGGCGCGCCGGGGATCGGCACCAACCGCGAGCCCTGCGGCGCGTCGAGCCGCGGCACCGAGCCCAGCAGGCCGACGGTGTACGGCATCACCCGGTCGCGGTACAGGTTCGCCACCGGCGCGGTCTCGACAGCCCGGCCGGCGTACATCACCATTGCGCGGTCGGCGAATTCGGCGACCACACCCAGGTCGTGCGTGATCATCAGCACCCCGGCGCCGGTGACGTCGCGTGCGGTGCGCAGCACGTCGAGGATCTGTGCCTGCACGGTGACGTCGAGCGCCGTGGTGGGTTCGTCGCAGATGATGAGGTCGGGGTCGTTGGCGATCGCGGTGGCGATGACGACGCGCTGGCGCTCACCGCCCGACAGCTCATGCGGGAACGCGCGAGCGCGGGCCGCGGGCTGCTTGATGCCGACGAGTTCGAGCAGTTCGACCGCCCGGGCGCGCGCGGCGCGCCGGTCCATCGAACGGTCGTGCACGCGAAGGGCTTCGGCGATCTGGTCACCGACGGTGTACACGGGGGTGAGCGCCGACATCGGGTCCTGGAACACCGTGCCGATCACCCGGCCGCGCACCTGGGACATCGCGTCGTCATCGAGCCCGACGAGCTGCTTGCCCTGCAGTTTCACCGAACCGGTCACCTGCGCGTGCTCGGGCAGCAGGCCCACCACCGCCATCGCGGTCGCGGACTTACCGGCGCCCGATTCACCGACCAAGGCCAGCACCTCGCCGGGCGCGATGTGAAAGTTCATGCCGCGCACCGCCGAGACGTCCTCGTCGGACGTCTGGAAGGTGACGGTGAGGTCGCGGACCTCGAGCAGCGGCGTGGTCATCGCTTCACCTCCGCGGACCGCCGCCGCCGACGCGGCCGTGCCGAGGGATCGAGCGCGTCGCGCAAGCCGTCGCCGATCAGGTTGGCGCACAGCACGATCAGTACCAGAACTCCGGCCGGGAACAGGAACACCCAGGGGAACGTGGTGACCGACGGCGTGCCGTCGGCGATCAACGTACCCAGCGACACGTCGGGCGGCTGCACGCCGAAACCCAGGTAACTCAAACCGGTTTCGGCCAGGATCGCGACGCCGACGTTGAGTGTGGTGTCGATGATGAGGATCGACGCCACGTTCGGCACGATGTGCCGGGCGATGATCCGGGCGTGACTGACACCCATATACCGTGCGGCCGTGACGAACTCACGTTCGCGCAGGCTCATGGTGAGGCCGCGCACCATGCGGGAGCTGATCATCCACGAGAACGCCGCCAGCAGAATCACCAGCCACAGCACCGTGCTCTGGTGCCGGATGCGGGGCGTGACGATCGCGATGAGGATGAAACCGGGGATCACGAGCAGCAGGTCGACGATCCACATCAGCACCCGGTCGCGCCAGCCACCGAAGTAGCCTGCCACCGAGCCGACCGTCGCGGCGATGACCGTCGAGATCACGGCGACGCACACGCCGATCAGCATCGACTTCTGC encodes the following:
- a CDS encoding ABC transporter family substrate-binding protein gives rise to the protein MASRRSQLVVALVTLIALVAGCSSEYRGSSAGAPKLGAANDLNPRDPATLRDGGNLRLALTAFPDNFNTLNIDGNTVDTAAILRPTLPRAFIVGPDGSTTVNHDYFTDIQLTSTNPQVVTYTINPKAVWSDGAPITWEDIAAEVTATTGKDPRFQIASPNGSERVASVTRGVDDRQAVMTFTRPYAEWRGMFAGNGMLLPKVSTTDPEVFNKGQLNKPGPSAGPFVVSNVDRGAQRITLTRNPKWWGARPLLDSITFLVLDDAARIPALQNNAIDATGLGSIDDMVRARRTKGVDIRTAPGPTWSHLTFNGAPGSILADPAVRHAVAMGIDRKTIVTVLQHGLVDNPVPLNNHIYVAGQAGYQNNSGGTPFDPEAARRELDALGWKLPAGRSVREKDGKPLKVRIVFYDAPSGRQIGQLTQKTLADIGVKLELVVSSGADFFSQYIIPSNFDIAAFAWQGDAFPLSGLTQIYASGGESNFGKVGTPEIDAKIEQTLDELDPVKAQALANQLDRMLWAETFSLPLAQSPGNAAVRSTLANYGPAGLGDLNYMTIGFIKS
- a CDS encoding ABC transporter ATP-binding protein, with translation MTTPLLEVRDLTVTFQTSDEDVSAVRGMNFHIAPGEVLALVGESGAGKSATAMAVVGLLPEHAQVTGSVKLQGKQLVGLDDDAMSQVRGRVIGTVFQDPMSALTPVYTVGDQIAEALRVHDRSMDRRAARARAVELLELVGIKQPAARARAFPHELSGGERQRVVIATAIANDPDLIICDEPTTALDVTVQAQILDVLRTARDVTGAGVLMITHDLGVVAEFADRAMVMYAGRAVETAPVANLYRDRVMPYTVGLLGSVPRLDAPQGSRLVPIPGAPPSMAALPPGCPFAPRCPLADDDCRAAEPALLDVAPGHAAACIHTDQVTGRSAAEIYGVATEPEVVADDGADRPVVLAVSDLVKTFKLSGGMLRRKVGELRAVDGVSLQLRQGRTLGIVGESGSGKTTTLHQILNLTAPQSGSITVLGHDVAGLTRETRRELRGDLQVVFQDPVAALDPRLPVFDVLSEPLRVGGFDKNRIDDRVTELLGIVGLRHEDAARYPAEFSGGQKQRIGIARALARQPKILALDEPVSALDVSIQAGIINLLLDLQQRFDLSYLFVSHDLSVVRHLAHTVAVMYKGAVVEQGDAAQVFSAPQDPYTQRLLDAVPQPGGE
- a CDS encoding ABC transporter permease; the protein is MSVQFGLPRARFASRRTLVARRFVRNRPAVVSLVLLVALFVGCYALPPLLPYAYTDMDFDALLQPPDGRHLFGTNALGQDVLAQTLRGMQKSMLIGVCVAVISTVIAATVGSVAGYFGGWRDRVLMWIVDLLLVIPGFILIAIVTPRIRHQSTVLWLVILLAAFSWMISSRMVRGLTMSLREREFVTAARYMGVSHARIIARHIVPNVASILIIDTTLNVGVAILAETGLSYLGFGVQPPDVSLGTLIADGTPSVTTFPWVFLFPAGVLVLIVLCANLIGDGLRDALDPSARPRRRRRSAEVKR